The genomic DNA AAAAGAGAGGGAAAAGCCAAAGGGTAGTAGTGCCAACTAAGACTCGGATGAGATTTCCCGAAATCGGAGAAAGGTTATTGCCCAAACCTTTTTTGGAGGCGAAAAGCCCTAACGCCTGACAGAAGGCAGCGCCCAGAGCGGAGATAATCCCAAACCGGTAATTGGTTGGTCTTCCGCCGTTTCTCTTCCCAATTGCCCAGGTGATGCCGAAAAGGGTGATAAGAATCGCCAAAATCTTTGCCTGACTCAGAGTTTCATTGAGAAAAATTCGGGCGAGGATTGAACCGAACACCGGAACCAGAGACATCACAAGCATCGTTAACCGAGGACCGAGAAGCACAAACGCCCGAAATAAAAGGGTATCGCCAATCGTAAAACCAATAAGACCCGAGAGACCGAGCCAGAACCAACTAAAACTACTTGCTAAAGGAGATAAACGACCAAAGATAAGGTAATGGGTAATAATT from candidate division WOR-3 bacterium includes the following:
- a CDS encoding DMT family transporter; this encodes MLSHLGEIAALGTAFSWSFGSIFFTFASRQIGAFMVNRLRLTIAFSFIIITHYLIFGRLSPLASSFSWFWLGLSGLIGFTIGDTLLFRAFVLLGPRLTMLVMSLVPVFGSILARIFLNETLSQAKILAILITLFGITWAIGKRNGGRPTNYRFGIISALGAAFCQALGLFASKKGLGNNLSPISGNLIRVLVGTTTLWLFPLFWRNLGKTFKKLQNRNIFLPLLGGAIFGPFLGVGLSLIAIQRTKIGIASTLMALPPVILIPLSRWIFKERISLSAILGTIISFLGVALIFLL